Proteins from one Micromonospora sp. M71_S20 genomic window:
- a CDS encoding amino acid ABC transporter ATP-binding protein: protein MVRAEQVHKSFGPLEVLKGIDLEVRAGEVCCLLGPSGSGKSTFLRCINHLEKINAGRIWVDGDLIGYRERGGKLHEMRDKEVAAQRRAIGMVFQRFNLFPHMTVLQNVIEAPLLLRQAKKAQARERAAHLLERVGLGDKLGAYPGQLSGGQQQRVAIARALAMQPKLMLFDEPTSALDPELVGEVLDVMKDLARDGMTMIVVTHEIGFAREVGDSLVFMDDGVVIESGRPREVIASPRHDRTKAFLAKVL, encoded by the coding sequence ATGGTGCGTGCTGAGCAGGTACACAAGTCGTTCGGCCCGCTGGAGGTCCTCAAGGGCATCGATCTGGAGGTCCGGGCTGGTGAGGTGTGCTGCCTGCTCGGGCCATCCGGCTCCGGCAAGTCGACGTTCCTGCGCTGCATCAACCACCTGGAGAAGATCAACGCCGGCCGGATCTGGGTGGACGGCGATCTGATCGGCTACCGGGAGCGTGGCGGGAAACTGCACGAAATGCGGGACAAGGAGGTAGCCGCGCAACGCAGGGCCATTGGCATGGTGTTCCAGCGGTTCAACCTCTTCCCGCACATGACCGTGTTGCAGAACGTCATCGAGGCGCCGCTGCTGCTGCGGCAGGCGAAGAAGGCCCAAGCCCGGGAGCGGGCCGCGCACCTGCTGGAGCGGGTGGGGCTGGGCGACAAGCTCGGGGCGTACCCTGGGCAGCTCTCCGGCGGCCAACAGCAGCGGGTGGCGATTGCCCGGGCGCTGGCGATGCAGCCGAAGTTGATGCTCTTTGACGAGCCCACCAGCGCGCTCGACCCGGAGTTGGTCGGCGAGGTGCTCGATGTGATGAAGGACCTGGCTCGCGATGGCATGACGATGATCGTGGTCACCCACGAGATCGGCTTCGCCCGCGAGGTCGGCGACTCGCTGGTCTTCATGGACGACGGAGTGGTGATTGAGTCGGGCCGTCCGCGCGAGGTGATTGCAAGCCCTCGGCACGACCGGACAAAAGCGTTCCTAGCCAAGGTGCTGTAG
- the polA gene encoding DNA polymerase I, whose translation MTATTSRLLLVDGHSMAYRAFFALPVENFSTTTGQPTNAVYGFTSMLINVLRDEQPTHIVVAFDVSRRSFRTEKYAEYKAGRSETPTDFKGQVSLVKEVLAALRIPVVEKEGFEADDIIATLACQARDQGMSVLISSGDRDAFQLVGDQITVLYPRKGVSDLARMDPAAIEAKYGVPPERYRDLAALVGETSDNLPGVPGVGPKTAAKWITTYGGVDGVVARADEIKGKAGDSLRERLADVIRNYEINCLVSDLKLPLRPEDARWEGWDREAVHQVFDTLEFRILRDRLYQYLEAVEPEAESGFDLTGEVLTEPGALAGWLETHAPADTPVGVAAKLDTGPNRRHTASVTGLALATAGGAAAWCDPATLEPTDEAALAAWLADAGRPKVLHDSKPAVLAFAAHGWSLEGILRDTQIAAYLARPDQRSYDLTDLALRYLHRELRVDAPETGQLTLEGLGNDGEAEQNLMLQARATLDLADAIDAELSRDGEQSARLMAGVELPLMRVLAGMERTGIAADTHYLSELEAHFAAEVKAAAQGAYEAVGREFNLGSPKQLQEILFGELGLPKTKKIKTGYTTDADALQWLHAQNPHPVLAHLLRHRDVAKLKTTVDGLLKSVSDDGRIHTTFNQTVAATGRLSSTEPNLQNIPIRTEEGRRIRRAFVVGEGYECLLTADYSQIEMRIMAHLSSDEALIDAFNSGADFHAATASSVFGVPVDEVTADQRRKIKAMNYGLAYGLSAFGLSQQLGITAEEARGLMENYFAGFGGVRDYLQEVVARARHDGYTSTILGRRRYLPDLVSDNRQRREMAERMALNAPIQGSAADIIKVAMLHVDTALREAGLRSRMLLQVHDELVFEVAPGERETLEALVRREMGGAHPLSVPLEVSVGEGRDWNSADH comes from the coding sequence GTGACAGCTACGACATCGCGACTGCTTCTCGTCGACGGACATTCCATGGCATACCGGGCGTTCTTCGCCCTGCCGGTGGAGAACTTCTCCACCACGACGGGGCAGCCGACCAACGCGGTCTACGGCTTCACGTCCATGCTGATCAACGTGCTGCGCGACGAGCAGCCGACGCACATCGTGGTCGCCTTCGACGTCTCCCGCCGCTCCTTCCGCACGGAGAAGTATGCGGAGTACAAGGCCGGCCGCAGCGAGACCCCGACCGACTTCAAGGGCCAGGTCAGCCTGGTCAAGGAGGTCCTCGCGGCGCTGCGCATCCCGGTGGTGGAGAAGGAGGGCTTCGAGGCCGACGACATCATCGCCACCCTCGCCTGCCAGGCCCGCGACCAGGGCATGTCGGTGCTGATCAGCAGCGGCGACCGGGACGCGTTCCAGCTCGTCGGCGACCAGATCACGGTGCTCTACCCGCGCAAGGGCGTCTCCGACCTGGCCCGGATGGACCCGGCGGCGATCGAGGCGAAGTACGGCGTCCCCCCGGAGCGCTACCGCGACCTGGCCGCCCTGGTGGGCGAGACCAGCGACAACCTGCCCGGCGTGCCCGGTGTCGGCCCGAAGACCGCCGCGAAGTGGATCACCACGTACGGCGGGGTCGACGGGGTCGTCGCGCGGGCCGACGAGATCAAGGGCAAGGCCGGCGACAGCCTGCGCGAGCGGCTCGCCGACGTGATCCGCAACTACGAGATCAACTGTCTCGTCTCCGACCTGAAACTGCCGCTGCGTCCCGAGGACGCGCGGTGGGAGGGGTGGGACCGCGAGGCCGTCCACCAGGTCTTCGACACCCTCGAGTTCCGCATCCTGCGCGACCGGCTCTACCAGTACCTGGAGGCGGTCGAGCCGGAGGCCGAGTCCGGGTTCGACCTGACCGGCGAGGTGCTCACCGAGCCCGGGGCGCTCGCCGGGTGGCTGGAGACGCACGCGCCGGCCGACACCCCGGTGGGCGTGGCGGCGAAGCTGGACACGGGCCCCAACCGCCGGCACACCGCCTCGGTGACCGGGCTGGCGCTGGCCACCGCCGGCGGCGCGGCGGCCTGGTGCGATCCCGCCACCCTGGAGCCGACCGACGAGGCGGCCCTGGCGGCCTGGCTGGCCGATGCCGGGCGGCCCAAGGTGTTGCACGACAGCAAGCCGGCGGTGCTGGCGTTCGCCGCGCACGGCTGGAGCCTGGAGGGCATCCTCCGCGACACCCAGATCGCCGCCTACCTGGCCCGCCCCGACCAGCGCTCCTACGACCTGACCGACCTGGCCCTGCGCTACCTGCACCGCGAGCTGCGGGTCGACGCCCCGGAGACCGGCCAGCTCACCCTGGAAGGGCTCGGCAACGACGGCGAGGCGGAGCAGAACCTGATGCTCCAGGCCCGCGCCACCCTCGACCTGGCCGACGCGATCGACGCCGAGCTCTCCCGCGACGGCGAGCAGTCGGCGCGGTTGATGGCCGGGGTGGAGCTGCCGCTGATGCGGGTGCTCGCCGGCATGGAGCGCACCGGCATCGCCGCCGACACGCACTACCTCTCCGAACTGGAGGCACACTTCGCCGCCGAGGTGAAGGCCGCCGCCCAGGGGGCGTACGAGGCGGTTGGCCGGGAGTTCAACCTCGGCTCGCCGAAGCAGCTGCAGGAGATCCTCTTCGGCGAGCTGGGCCTGCCCAAGACCAAGAAGATCAAGACCGGCTACACCACCGACGCCGACGCCCTCCAGTGGCTCCACGCGCAGAACCCGCACCCGGTGCTGGCCCACCTGCTGCGCCACCGGGACGTGGCGAAGCTCAAGACGACCGTCGACGGGCTGCTCAAGTCGGTCTCCGACGACGGCCGCATCCACACCACGTTCAACCAGACGGTGGCGGCCACGGGCCGGCTCTCCTCGACCGAGCCCAACCTGCAGAACATCCCGATCCGCACCGAGGAGGGCCGCCGGATCCGGCGCGCCTTCGTGGTGGGGGAGGGCTATGAGTGCCTGCTCACCGCCGACTACAGCCAGATCGAGATGCGGATCATGGCGCACCTGTCGTCGGACGAGGCGCTGATCGACGCGTTCAACTCCGGCGCCGACTTCCACGCCGCCACCGCCTCGTCGGTCTTCGGGGTGCCGGTCGACGAGGTCACCGCCGACCAGCGGCGCAAGATCAAGGCGATGAACTACGGCCTGGCGTACGGGCTGAGCGCGTTCGGCCTCTCCCAGCAGCTCGGGATCACCGCCGAGGAGGCGCGCGGGCTGATGGAGAACTACTTCGCCGGTTTCGGCGGGGTACGCGACTACCTCCAGGAGGTCGTCGCCCGCGCCCGCCACGACGGCTACACCTCGACCATCCTGGGCCGCCGCCGCTACCTGCCCGACCTGGTCAGCGACAACCGACAGCGCCGCGAGATGGCCGAGCGGATGGCGCTCAACGCCCCCATCCAGGGCTCGGCCGCCGACATCATCAAGGTCGCCATGCTGCACGTCGACACGGCGCTGCGCGAGGCGGGCCTGCGCTCGCGGATGCTGCTCCAGGTGCACGACGAGCTGGTCTTCGAGGTCGCCCCGGGCGAACGGGAGACCCTGGAGGCGCTGGTGCGGCGGGAAATGGGCGGGGCGCACCCGCTGTCGGTGCCACTGGAGGTCTCGGTGGGCGAGGGGCGCGACTGGAACAGCGCCGACCACTGA
- a CDS encoding MerR family transcriptional regulator yields the protein MLIGELAEATGATPRALRHYERHGLLDSRRAHNGYRIYDERSVGRVRNIRHLLAAGLTLDDVRTFLPCLDGDVAAAAPAPAGVRVALDRLAVLDARIAAQTAVRDRLAAALRAAGTAVPPC from the coding sequence ATGCTGATCGGCGAGCTGGCGGAGGCCACCGGCGCCACCCCGCGCGCGCTGCGGCACTACGAGCGGCACGGACTGCTCGATTCCCGGCGGGCCCACAACGGCTACCGGATCTACGACGAGCGCTCAGTCGGCCGGGTGCGCAACATCCGTCACCTGCTGGCCGCCGGCCTGACGCTGGACGACGTGCGGACGTTCCTGCCCTGCCTGGACGGGGACGTGGCCGCCGCCGCGCCCGCGCCCGCCGGTGTCCGGGTCGCCCTGGACCGGCTCGCGGTGCTCGACGCCCGCATCGCGGCGCAGACGGCGGTACGCGACCGGCTGGCGGCGGCCCTGCGCGCGGCGGGCACGGCCGTCCCGCCCTGCTGA
- a CDS encoding SDR family NAD(P)-dependent oxidoreductase, which translates to MRVPEVGRRAAPLAETAAGHPGIEPLVADVTAPGAAELIVGAATERHGRLDVLVNNAGVAGGGPLGSLVADTVERHLATNLVAPIQLARAAVPALTDSRGVIVNVTTSVGSRAWPGSSLYAAGKSALDSLTRSWAVELAPHGIRVVAVAPGAVDTPIGAHQGLTPQQQADVRRWQVERTPLGRIGRPEEVAWAILRLADPAAGFVTGVVLPVDGGAVIA; encoded by the coding sequence GTGCGGGTACCGGAAGTGGGACGACGGGCCGCGCCCCTGGCGGAGACCGCCGCCGGGCACCCCGGCATCGAACCGCTGGTCGCCGACGTCACCGCTCCCGGCGCCGCGGAGCTGATCGTCGGCGCCGCCACCGAGCGGCACGGCCGCCTCGACGTCCTGGTCAACAACGCGGGCGTCGCCGGCGGCGGTCCGCTCGGTTCCCTCGTCGCGGACACGGTCGAGCGCCACCTGGCGACGAACCTGGTCGCGCCGATCCAGCTCGCCCGGGCGGCGGTGCCGGCGCTGACCGACAGCCGGGGCGTCATCGTCAACGTCACCACGTCGGTCGGGTCACGCGCCTGGCCGGGCAGTTCGCTGTACGCGGCGGGAAAGTCCGCCCTGGACTCGCTGACCCGCAGCTGGGCGGTGGAGCTCGCGCCGCACGGGATCAGGGTGGTGGCGGTCGCGCCCGGCGCCGTCGACACCCCGATCGGCGCACACCAGGGGCTGACGCCGCAGCAGCAGGCCGACGTCCGCCGGTGGCAGGTGGAGCGGACGCCGCTGGGACGCATCGGGCGCCCCGAGGAGGTGGCCTGGGCGATCCTCCGCCTCGCCGACCCGGCGGCGGGCTTCGTCACCGGCGTCGTGCTGCCGGTGGACGGTGGCGCCGTGATCGCGTGA
- a CDS encoding DUF3140 domain-containing protein yields MSRGDEGRDTYREFTEAVNMKPAELSKWLETDESKQVGWHKGGRSGGGESVGHESGRKIINLLRRKRAELSEGDYRHMRKVVGYVRRHMAQRPSGDVRDTKWRWSLMNWGHDPLKR; encoded by the coding sequence ATGAGCAGGGGTGACGAGGGCCGCGACACCTACCGGGAGTTCACCGAGGCGGTGAACATGAAGCCGGCCGAGCTGTCGAAGTGGCTGGAGACCGACGAGTCGAAGCAGGTCGGCTGGCACAAGGGTGGGCGCTCCGGCGGCGGGGAGTCGGTCGGGCACGAGTCCGGCCGGAAGATCATCAACCTGCTGCGGCGCAAGCGTGCCGAGCTCTCCGAGGGCGACTACCGGCACATGCGCAAGGTCGTCGGCTACGTCCGCCGGCACATGGCGCAGCGCCCCTCCGGCGACGTGCGCGACACGAAGTGGCGCTGGTCGCTGATGAACTGGGGGCACGACCCCCTGAAGCGCTGA
- a CDS encoding DUF2945 domain-containing protein: protein MAEQSEFRRGDHVSWASHSGRAYGVVKEKITERTHVRGHAVNASPDDPQYRIRNDDSGRDVAHRPEVLRHEQG from the coding sequence ATGGCCGAGCAGAGCGAGTTCCGCAGAGGCGACCACGTCTCCTGGGCCAGCCACAGCGGCCGGGCGTACGGCGTGGTCAAGGAGAAGATCACCGAACGCACGCACGTACGCGGGCACGCCGTCAACGCGTCCCCGGACGACCCGCAGTACCGGATCCGCAACGACGACTCCGGGCGGGACGTCGCACACCGACCGGAGGTGCTGCGCCATGAGCAGGGGTGA
- a CDS encoding class I SAM-dependent methyltransferase, protein MDDDSRVTRRRVGNAEARRANRRWWDADADDYQAEHGRFLGDLDFVWCPEGVREADVRLLGDLGGRRVLELGCGAAAAARWLATQGARPVALDLSAGMLRHAALAAGRTGVRVPLVQADALALPFADAAFDTACTAFGAVPFVADSAAVMREVFRVLRPGGRWVFSVTHPMRWIFLDDPGEGGLTAVHSYFDRSPYVEQDEAGDATYVEQHRTLGDRVRELVGAGFRLLDLVEPEWPEGHEGIWGQWSPLRGRLFPGTAIFVAQKPTG, encoded by the coding sequence GTGGATGACGACAGCCGGGTGACCCGGCGCCGGGTCGGCAACGCCGAGGCCCGCCGGGCGAACCGCCGCTGGTGGGACGCCGACGCCGACGACTACCAGGCCGAGCACGGCCGCTTCCTCGGTGACCTGGACTTCGTCTGGTGCCCGGAGGGCGTGCGGGAGGCCGACGTACGGCTGCTGGGCGACCTCGGCGGACGGCGGGTGCTGGAACTCGGCTGCGGGGCCGCCGCGGCCGCGCGGTGGCTCGCCACCCAGGGGGCCCGGCCGGTCGCCCTGGACCTGTCCGCCGGCATGCTGCGGCACGCGGCGCTGGCGGCCGGACGCACCGGCGTACGCGTGCCGCTGGTGCAGGCCGACGCGCTGGCGCTGCCCTTCGCCGACGCCGCGTTCGACACGGCGTGCACGGCGTTCGGCGCGGTCCCGTTCGTGGCCGACTCGGCGGCGGTCATGCGCGAGGTGTTCCGGGTGCTGCGCCCCGGGGGCCGGTGGGTGTTCTCGGTGACCCACCCGATGCGGTGGATCTTCCTCGACGATCCCGGCGAGGGCGGGCTGACCGCCGTGCACTCGTACTTCGACCGCTCCCCCTACGTGGAGCAGGACGAGGCCGGCGACGCCACCTACGTCGAGCAGCACCGCACGCTCGGCGACCGGGTCCGCGAGCTCGTGGGCGCCGGGTTCCGCCTGCTCGACCTCGTGGAGCCGGAGTGGCCCGAGGGGCACGAGGGGATCTGGGGGCAGTGGAGCCCGCTGCGCGGCCGCCTCTTCCCCGGCACCGCCATCTTCGTCGCGCAGAAGCCCACCGGCTGA
- the rpsA gene encoding 30S ribosomal protein S1: MIFRCARRRIRWREQVTATHQPAVTHHPTGATAHMTSSIEAPSSATRVTHDDLGSEEAFLAAIDETIKYFNDGDIVEGTVVKVDRDEVLLDIGYKTEGVIPSRELSIKHDVDPAEVVSVGDHIEALVLQKEDKEGRLILSKKRAQYERAWGTIEKIKDEDGVVRGSVIEVVKGGLILDIGLRGFLPASLVEMRRVRDLQPYVGRELEAKIIELDKNRNNVVLSRRAWLEQTQSEVRTEFLNKLQKGQVRKGVVSSIVNFGAFVDLGGVDGLVHVSELSWKHIDHPSEVVEVGQEVEVEVLDVDLDRERVSLSLKATQEDPWRQFARTHAIQQIVPGKVTKLVPFGAFVRVDDGIEGLVHISELAERHVEIPEQVVQVGSEVMVKVIDIDLERRRISLSLKQANEGFVEGEEHFDPTLYGMAATYDAEGNYIYPEGFDPETGEWLEGYDKQRETWENQYAEARQRWEAHTKQVQTSRAADAEAAANPAPAVTGGGTTTSTSAAPSRQAEEPAGTLATDEALAALREKLAGGK; the protein is encoded by the coding sequence ATGATCTTTCGGTGTGCCCGGCGACGGATCCGCTGGCGCGAACAGGTCACCGCGACACACCAGCCTGCTGTGACACACCATCCGACCGGAGCAACCGCCCACATGACGAGCAGCATCGAGGCCCCCTCGAGCGCCACCCGGGTCACCCACGACGATCTCGGTTCCGAGGAGGCTTTCCTCGCCGCGATCGACGAGACCATCAAGTACTTCAACGACGGCGACATTGTCGAAGGCACCGTCGTCAAGGTCGATCGGGACGAGGTCCTGCTCGACATCGGCTACAAGACCGAGGGTGTCATCCCCTCTCGGGAGTTGTCGATCAAGCACGACGTGGACCCGGCCGAGGTCGTTTCGGTTGGTGACCACATCGAGGCCCTGGTCCTCCAGAAGGAGGACAAGGAGGGTCGTCTGATCCTCTCCAAGAAGCGGGCGCAGTACGAGCGGGCCTGGGGCACCATCGAGAAGATCAAGGACGAGGACGGGGTCGTCCGCGGCTCGGTCATCGAGGTGGTCAAGGGCGGCCTCATCCTCGACATCGGGCTGCGGGGCTTCCTGCCCGCCTCCCTGGTCGAGATGCGTCGGGTGCGCGACCTGCAGCCGTACGTCGGGCGCGAGCTCGAAGCCAAGATCATCGAGCTGGACAAGAACCGCAACAACGTGGTCCTGTCCCGCCGGGCCTGGCTGGAGCAGACGCAGTCCGAGGTGCGCACCGAGTTCCTCAACAAGCTGCAGAAGGGCCAGGTCCGCAAGGGCGTCGTGTCCTCGATCGTCAACTTCGGCGCGTTCGTCGACCTGGGCGGCGTGGACGGCCTCGTGCACGTCTCCGAGCTGTCCTGGAAGCACATCGACCACCCGTCCGAGGTCGTCGAGGTGGGCCAGGAGGTCGAGGTCGAGGTCCTGGACGTCGACCTGGACCGTGAGCGGGTCTCGCTGTCGCTGAAGGCGACGCAGGAGGACCCGTGGCGTCAGTTCGCCCGCACCCACGCGATCCAGCAGATCGTGCCGGGTAAGGTCACCAAGCTGGTGCCGTTCGGCGCCTTCGTCCGGGTGGACGACGGCATCGAGGGCCTGGTCCACATCTCCGAGCTGGCCGAGCGCCACGTGGAGATCCCGGAGCAGGTCGTCCAGGTCGGCTCCGAGGTCATGGTCAAGGTCATCGACATCGACCTGGAGCGCCGCCGGATCTCGCTGTCGCTCAAGCAGGCCAACGAGGGCTTCGTCGAGGGCGAGGAGCACTTCGACCCGACCCTCTACGGCATGGCCGCGACCTACGACGCCGAGGGCAACTACATCTACCCGGAGGGCTTCGACCCGGAGACGGGCGAGTGGCTCGAGGGGTACGACAAGCAGCGCGAGACCTGGGAGAACCAGTACGCCGAGGCGCGTCAGCGCTGGGAGGCCCACACCAAGCAGGTGCAGACCTCCCGGGCCGCCGACGCCGAGGCCGCTGCCAACCCGGCTCCGGCCGTCACCGGTGGTGGCACCACCACCTCGACCAGCGCGGCCCCGAGCCGCCAGGCTGAGGAGCCGGCCGGCACCCTGGCCACCGACGAGGCGCTCGCCGCTCTGCGGGAGAAGCTCGCCGGCGGCAAGTGA
- a CDS encoding GyrI-like domain-containing protein, translating to MTDKTDFKKTLDAYQARRGRFRILDVPATRYLMVDGHGDPNASPAFTGAIEALYPVAYKLKFASRRDLGRDYVVPPLEGLWWAEDMDSFTARRDKARWDWTLMIMVPDWIDPDMFTAAVGQAGAGNRPARLDDIRLGTLSEGRCVQTLHVGSFDDEAEVLARLHGEFVPGNGLRMVGRHHEIYLSDFRRVAPERQRTILRQPVAAASGA from the coding sequence ATGACTGACAAGACCGACTTCAAGAAGACCCTCGACGCCTATCAGGCCAGGCGCGGCCGGTTCCGGATCCTGGACGTGCCCGCCACGCGGTACCTCATGGTCGACGGCCACGGCGACCCGAACGCCTCACCGGCGTTCACCGGCGCCATCGAGGCCCTCTACCCGGTGGCCTACAAGCTCAAGTTCGCCAGCAGGCGGGACCTCGGCCGGGACTACGTCGTCCCGCCCCTGGAGGGCCTGTGGTGGGCCGAGGACATGGACTCCTTCACCGCGCGACGCGACAAGGCACGGTGGGACTGGACTCTCATGATCATGGTGCCGGACTGGATCGACCCGGACATGTTCACCGCCGCCGTGGGACAGGCCGGGGCCGGGAACCGCCCGGCGCGTCTCGACGACATCCGCCTGGGGACGCTGTCCGAGGGGCGGTGCGTGCAGACGCTGCACGTCGGTTCCTTCGACGACGAGGCCGAGGTGCTGGCGCGACTGCACGGTGAGTTCGTTCCCGGCAACGGGCTGCGGATGGTGGGCAGACACCACGAGATCTACCTCAGCGACTTCCGCAGGGTCGCACCCGAGAGGCAACGCACCATCCTGAGGCAGCCGGTCGCCGCCGCGTCGGGTGCGTAG
- a CDS encoding PadR family transcriptional regulator has protein sequence MELTTAELTMLGLIIERPRHGYDLEQVIARRGIRQWSDIGFSSIYYLLAKLEKRGLVHVPEAPAAPKSRRVFHATAEGREAAARTALALIEEPQPVRHPLLVGIANLPLLSDRQYAQALRTRLARVEARIESVRMAQQAQAPLPHPAREVFSYSLSLLEAERQWLATRAQVPDD, from the coding sequence GTGGAGCTGACCACCGCCGAGCTGACCATGCTGGGCCTGATCATCGAACGACCCCGGCACGGCTACGACCTGGAGCAGGTGATCGCGCGACGCGGCATCCGGCAGTGGTCCGACATCGGGTTCTCCTCGATCTACTACCTGCTCGCCAAGCTGGAGAAGCGTGGCCTGGTCCACGTTCCCGAGGCTCCCGCCGCCCCGAAGTCCCGCCGCGTGTTCCACGCCACCGCCGAGGGCCGGGAGGCCGCGGCGCGCACCGCGCTGGCCCTCATCGAGGAACCGCAGCCGGTCCGGCACCCGCTTCTCGTCGGCATCGCCAACCTGCCCCTGCTCTCCGACCGGCAGTACGCGCAGGCGCTGCGCACCCGGCTGGCGCGGGTCGAGGCCCGCATCGAGTCGGTCCGGATGGCGCAGCAGGCGCAGGCCCCCCTCCCGCATCCGGCGCGGGAGGTCTTCTCGTACTCACTGAGCCTCCTGGAGGCAGAAAGGCAGTGGCTCGCCACCCGGGCCCAGGTGCCTGATGACTGA
- the coaE gene encoding dephospho-CoA kinase, with the protein MLKVGLTGGIGSGKSAVARRLAECGAVVIDSDRIAREVVAPGTEGLAEIVAAFSERVLDADGALDRAALGALVFADETARRRLEAITHPRVRARSAELAAAAAPDAIVVNDVPLLVEVGLAPTYHLVVVVQTEVATRLARLARDRGMDRAEAERRIAAQADDARRRAAADVLLTNDGSLDDLHAAVDALWRERLRPYEANLRERRPARSDRAALAEADPTWPQQYARLAARIRHAVAPADLRVDHIGSTAVPGLAAKDVIDIQLTVPTLADADGPLAERLVAAGFPRLPGEWWDNPRPPGSGRWEKRLHGSADPGRPVHLHVRPVDSPGWRYALLMRDHLRADPDQRAAYLVLKRELAASAPDSATWTTAKDPWFDEEHLRAEQWAAQTGWRP; encoded by the coding sequence GTGCTGAAGGTGGGACTGACCGGGGGAATCGGGTCCGGCAAGAGCGCCGTGGCGAGGCGACTGGCCGAGTGCGGCGCCGTGGTGATCGACTCCGACCGGATCGCCCGGGAGGTGGTCGCGCCGGGCACGGAAGGGCTGGCCGAGATCGTCGCGGCCTTCTCCGAGCGGGTCCTCGACGCCGACGGTGCCCTCGACCGGGCGGCGCTGGGCGCGCTGGTGTTCGCCGACGAGACGGCGCGCCGTCGGCTGGAGGCGATCACCCATCCCCGCGTACGGGCCCGCTCCGCCGAGCTGGCCGCCGCGGCGGCACCCGACGCGATCGTGGTCAACGACGTGCCGCTGCTGGTGGAGGTGGGGCTCGCGCCCACGTACCACCTGGTGGTCGTGGTGCAGACGGAGGTGGCCACCCGGTTGGCGCGGCTGGCCCGCGACCGGGGGATGGACCGGGCGGAGGCCGAGCGGCGGATCGCCGCGCAGGCCGACGACGCCCGACGCCGGGCCGCGGCGGACGTGCTGCTGACCAACGACGGCAGCCTCGACGACCTGCACGCGGCCGTCGACGCGCTGTGGCGCGAGCGGCTGCGGCCCTACGAGGCGAACCTGCGCGAGCGGCGGCCGGCCCGGTCGGACCGGGCCGCCCTGGCGGAGGCCGACCCGACCTGGCCGCAGCAGTACGCGCGGCTGGCCGCCCGGATCCGGCACGCGGTCGCCCCCGCGGACCTGCGCGTCGACCACATCGGCTCGACCGCGGTCCCGGGGCTCGCCGCCAAGGACGTGATCGACATCCAGCTCACCGTCCCGACCCTCGCCGACGCGGACGGGCCGCTGGCCGAACGGCTCGTGGCGGCCGGCTTCCCGCGCCTGCCCGGCGAGTGGTGGGACAACCCCCGCCCGCCCGGCAGCGGCCGCTGGGAGAAGCGGCTGCACGGCAGCGCCGACCCGGGCCGCCCCGTGCATTTGCACGTCCGCCCGGTCGACTCACCCGGCTGGCGCTACGCGCTGCTGATGCGCGACCACCTGCGTGCCGACCCGGACCAGCGGGCGGCCTACCTGGTGCTGAAGCGGGAACTGGCGGCCTCCGCCCCGGACAGCGCCACCTGGACCACCGCGAAGGACCCGTGGTTCGACGAGGAGCACCTGCGCGCCGAGCAGTGGGCGGCGCAGACCGGCTGGCGTCCCTGA